In the genome of Streptomyces sp. Q6, the window GATCCACGCCGGCGAGGCCTTCGGACTCCCGTCGATCTGGCAGGCCCTCCAGTGGTGCGGCGCCGACCGCCTCGGCCACGGCGTGCGCATCATCGACGACATCAAGGTCGAGACCGACGGCACCGTCCAGCTCGGCCGCCTCGCCGCGTACGTCCGCGACAAGCGCGTCCCGCTGGAGCTGTGCCCGTCCTCCAACCTCCAGACGGGCGCCGCGAGTTCGATCGCCGAGCACCCGATCGGGCTGCTGCGCAAGCTCCGGTTCCGCGCCACGGTCAACACGGACAACCGGCTGATGTCGGGGACGTCCATGAGCCGCGAGTTCGGCCTCCTCGCCGACGCGTTCGGCTACACCCTCACCGACTTCGAGTGGTTCACCGTCAACGCCCTGAAGTCGGCCTTCATCCCCTTCGACGAGCGGCTCGCGATGATCAACGACGTGGTCAAGCCGCGCTACGCCGAACTGCGCGCGGAGTGGCTGTTCCAGTAGGCCGTTCCCGAGGCGGTCACGGCCGCCCGGTCAACGTGGGGTTGACGATGATCGAAGTATTACCGTCCCCCGCGCATCCGGGCGGCCACACGCCGCTGACCTGCGGTTCCGTCCTGGCGGCGGAGCGCGTGCCGAGGGCGGGCGCGGGGGTGTGGCAGTAACTCCAGGGCGATGTCCGGTGTTTGCCGAACAGAACCGTCGCCAAGGAATCAGGAACAAGGGACCCATGAAGCAGTCTGCCGCCAAGACCCTCGGTGTCGCCGCCCTCGGTGCCGCCTTCGCCGCCGCCGGTGCCGGTGCCGCGAACGCCGCCCCGGCCGTGCCCGACGCCGCGGGAACCGTCGGATCCGTCACCTCGATGCTCCCCGTCGAGCAGACGGCGAGCACGCTGCCCGCCGGTGCCCCCGAGTCGCTGGCCGCCGGGCAGAACGCCCTGGGCAGCAGCCTCAACGGCGCCAAGCCCACGCTCGACAAGGCCGCCCCGGCCATCCTCCCCGGCGACAGCGGCGACCCGGTCTCCGGCCTGCTCGGCGGTCTGCCGCTCCAGCAGACGCTGCCGACGCAGGGCCTGCCGGTCGGCGGCGGTCTGCCGGCCCTCGGCTGACCCGGCACCGTACACAGCGCCGAAGGGCGCGCCCGCAGTCGCGGGCGCGCCCCTTCGGCGTACGTGCGTCACCAGGCCCGGCCGGCCTTGTGCTCGCTCGGGAACATGATCCACAGGGCGATGTAGAGCAGGAACTGCGGCCCCGGCAGCAGGCAGGAGACCAGGAAGATCACGCGCATCGTGGTCGCGGAGGTGCCGAAGCGCCGTGCCAGCGCTGCGCACACTCCGCCGATCATCCGTCCGTTCGTGGGGCGGGCAAGGGCGGTCATGGTGGGCTCCTTCGCGAACCGTGAGACGTCGACGCGGGGTCGTGCTTACGTATGCGAAAGTACGGTCACGAAGCGGGCGAAGCGTCAGCTCACGGGGCGATGCCGACCCTGGAAATCGTCGGGGTCCGACCCTGAGCCGGCTCCTCCACGGGGAGGGGCGCGCGCTCGGTCCAGCGGCGGAGCCTGGCCCTGAGGGCGGGCACCACGGCGAGATGGGCGACGGCCACGCCCACGGTGTTCAGAAGCAGCGAGTCGACGTCCACGACCTGCCCCGGCACGCCGGTCTGCAACAGCTCGATGCCGAGGGAGATCAGGGCGCCGGCCGCGACCGTACGCACCAGCGAACCCCATACGGACACCTGGAGCCGACCGCCGGCCAGCGGCAGCAGCACGCCCAGCGGGGCGAGCAGCGCGAGCCCTTCGCCGATCCGCCACGCCCCCTCCCGCCAGCCGAGGGAGAGATCGGCCCGGATGCCGGCCAGGGGATGCAGGTTCGCCGGGCTGACCCACGGCACGTCCAGCGGGCGCAGCGTGATCCATCCGACGAACAGGAGATGTACGGCGAGGAGGGCGATCCCTGCCGTACGGAAGCGGAGGGCGGCCCCGTGGCCGCCCGAGCGATGGCGCTGCACGCACCCCTAGACGCCGGGGGCGGGACGATCGGTTCCGGGGCGCTCCCGATGACGTACGTCACCCGGGGCGCGGCGCTACCCGACGGTTTCGGCGGGGGCCGGGATCAGCCCGGGGCGTGCCTTCACCGCGTCCGTGCACTCGTAGCTGCGCAGCGGATCGCCCGCCGGGCCGCCGAGCACGACGTGGTCGCTGCCGTCCGTCGTCACCTTGCTGTTCGCGAACGTGCAGACGATCTGGGCCAGCGCGTTGGGCGACAGGTCGTCCGGCGGGGTGCTCAGCCGCAGCGCGTCGGCCGGGTCGCCCTTCAGCGGCCCCGACACCTTCGTGGCGGCCGCGACGTCCGTCGAGTAGCCGGCTTCCTTCTCGGTCGCCGTCAGCGCCTTCCCGAGCTGGGCGAGCAGTGCCTGCGCGACCAGGACGCGGTCGGAGGACGAGTCGAGCTCCAGCGTCACCGTACGGTCGACCGTCACCAGCTGGGACGTACAGACCAGGTACACCTGCACCGGGAACTCGCCGCCCGCCCGCCCCTGCACGTCGTCCGAGTGGGACAGCGAGCAGCCCACGCGCGTGGGCGCCGCGCCGAAGTCGGTCGGCACCTCCGTGGAGCGGATCCCGCAGCCGCTGAGCAGTACCGCCGTCAGCCCGAGCAGGCCCAGCAGTCGTCCACGAAGCCTCACTTGGCGACACCGTCTTCCTGGGATGCGGAGTCGGGGTCCTTGGCCTCGTCCTGCGCCGACTCCGTCAGCGGCGACGCGTCGCGCGGCAGGCGCAGCGTGAACACGGCGCCGCCGTCGGGGGAGTTGGCCGCGGTGATCTCGCCACCGTGGATGTGGGCGTTCTCCATGGCGATGGAGAGGCCGAGGCCGCTGCCCTCCGACCGCGGCCGCGAGGCGCTCGCCTTGTAGAACCGGTCGAAGACGTGCGGCAGCACGTCCTCGGGGATGCCGGGCCCGTGGTCCCGTACGGCGATGACGAGATCGTCGCCCTCCACCCGGACGGCGACCCGCACCGGCGATCCGCCGTGCTTGAGCGCGTTGCCGATCAGGTTGGCGAGGATCACGTCGAGGCGGCGCGGGTCGAGCAGCGCCATCGTGCCGCGCTCGGCGTCGAGATCGACGGCGTCCAGCCAGGCGCGGGCGTCGATGCAGGCGGTGATCTGGTCGGCGATGTCGACGTTGTCGAGGACGAGCCGGGCGGTGCCCGCGTCGAAGCGGGTGACCTCCATCAGGTTCTCGACCAGGTCGTTCAGGCGCCGGGTCTCGCTGACCACGAGCCGGACGGCGGGCTCGATCATGGGGTCGACGGACCCGGTCTCCGCGTCGAGCTCCTCCTCAAGGACCTCGGTCACGGCGGTGATGGCGGTCAGCGGCGTACGGAGCTCGTGCGACATGTCGGCGACGAAACGGCGCGACGACTCGTCGCGCGCGCTCATGTCGGCGACCTTCTTCTCCAGGTTCTCGGCCGTCTTGTTGAACGTCCGTGACAGCTCGGCGAGTTCGTCCGTGCCGGAGACGCGCAGGCGGGTGTCCAGCTTGCCCTCGCCGAGCCGCCGCGCGGCGACCCCCAGCCGGTGCACCGGCCGGAGCACGGTCGTCGCGGCGGCCTGCGCGAGCAGCGCCGAACCGATCAGCGCGAGCGCCGTGGCGATCCCGAGCGACCAGGCGAGGGAGTTGAGGTCCTTCGCCTCCGGCTCCAGGGACTTGAGCATGTAACCGGTGGGCCCGCCGGCCACCTTCGCGCCGCCCACGAGGTACGGGGTGTCGTCCTGCGTGATCCGCTGCCAGTACAGGTGGTACGCGTGCTTGTTGCTGTCGTCGACCTTCTGCTTGTCGTTGACGGCGTGCTGCAAGGACCGCGGTACGTCGCCGATGGTGAAGGCGTCGAGATCCGAATTGCCGAGGACCCGCTTGCCGTTCTCGTCCGTGCCGATGAGCAGCACGCTGAAGTGCTGGCTGCTGTCGGCCATCAGGTTCGCCGCGTGCTGGAGCTCGCCCTGCGTGGGGTGCTCGGGCAGGACGGCGGCCCGGTTCTGCATCTCCTGCTGGAAGTCGCTGAGCGTCGAGTCCTGGGTCCGGGTCAGCACGGCTTCGCGGTTGAGCCAGTACGCGATGCCGGACGCGGAGACCGCGGCCGTCAGGGCGACCAGCGCGAACACGACGACGAGGCGCAGCCGCAGGCTGGTGAAGCGCAGTCCGGACAGGAACGCCTTCTTCGCCGCGACCGGACCGCGGGGCTTGTCGTGCGGCTCCGTCACTGAGGCGTGTCCAGCCGGTAGCCGACGCCACGCACCGTACGGATCAGGGTCGGCGACGACGGCACGTCCTCGACCTTCGCGCGCAGCCGCTGCACACAGGCGTCGACGAGCCGCGAGTCGCCGAGGTAGTCGTGCTCCCACACCAGCCGCAGCAACTGCTGCCGGGACAGGGCCTGACCGGGCCTGCGGCTCAGTTCGAGCAGCAGTCTCAGCTCGGTGGGCGTCAGTTGGAGGTCCTCACCGTTCTTGGTGACGGTCATCGCGGCGCGGTCGATGACCAGGGAGCCGAACGACGCCGAGTCGTTGGCCTCCCGCTCGCCGCGGCGCAGCACGGCACGGATCCGGGCGTCGAGCACCCGCCCCTGCACCGGTTTGACGACATAGTCGTCCGCCCCGGACTCCAGGCCGACCACCACATCGATGTCATCGCTGCGCGCGGTGAGCAGGATGATCGGCAACTGGTCCGTGCGCCGGATGCGCCGGCACACCTCGAACCCGTCGATGCCGGGCAGCATCACGTCGAGAACGATCAGATCCGGCCGCGACTCGCGCAGCAGCTTCAGACCGTCCTCACCGGTGGCAGCGGTGGCGACCCGGTGACCCTGGCGCGTAAGAGACAGCTCCAGGGCCGTGCGGATGGCGTCGTCGTCCTCGATCAGCAACAGGGAAGGCACGAGCGCCATTCTGGCCCATCAGAGGCCTTTAGTTCGACCGCCGGTGAGGTCTCGCACGCGACCCGCACACGCACAGGCCGCTGTGACAGGTCTGTGACAGTCGACGGACACCGTCATGAAGTCACCCGGGCAAGCTTTTGGACATCGCAACGAACGACGGCGATGACGCAGGGAACGACCGCAGGGAAGTACCGGAACTCCACGACGGGGGGCGCGAGATGAACACGCTGCACAGCACCACCTCAAGCGCAGTTGTCACGCGTCTGCACGACCTGGGCCGGGCGGTCTCCGAGCGTCATGAGAAGTCCGGTGCCGTGAGCGGGCGGGGGTGCGCTCGCGGCACCGGGCGTCAGCACACCGGTTACATGACGGTGGTTGACGCGCACCAGGCGGTTTCCGAGGGGGGAGCTCACGGGGGAGCCGCGTACAGGGAGGAATCGGGGGAGCAGCGTCCTTCCTTGTCGGAGGCCGAGTTCACGGCCTACGTCCAGGAACGCCGCGCCTCCCTGTACGCAACCGCCTACCACCTGACCGGTGACCGTTTCGAGGCCGAGGACCTGCTCCAGAGCGCCCTCTTCTCGACGTACCGGGCCTGGGACCGGATCAGCGACAAGGCCGCGGTCGGGGGCTACCTCCGCCGCACCATGACGAACCTGCACATCAGCGCGTGGCGCCGCCGCAAGCTGAACGAGTACCCGACCGAGGAGCTGCCGGAGACGGCGGGCGACACGGACGCGATGCGCGGCACGGAGCTGCGCGCGGTGCTCTGGCAGGCGCTGGCCCGCCTTCCCGAACTTCAGCGCACGATGCTCGTGCTCCGCTACTACGAGGGCCGCACCGACCCGGAGATCGCCGAGATCCTCGACATCAGTGTCGGCACGGTCAAGTCCAGCATCTGGCGCTCGCTGCGCCGGCTGCGCGACGACGAGGTCCTGAGCTTCGGCCGGGACCAGGAGGAGTCCTTCGGCGAGCTCGTCGCCTGAGGCTGGGGGGACACGGGGGCCCGCTCGGGGGAGCGGGGACGTGAAGAGGGGGAATCCGGGGGGATCCGGGGGGATCCAGCCGGGGGGGAACACGGGGAACACGGGGAAACCGAGGGGTCCGGGCGGACGGGGGGTCTGCCCGGACCTTCCGGCTGTCCGGACCTGTTTCACCTGTCCGGGGGGCGTGGCTCCCGCCCGAGGGCAGTCCCGCCGGGAGCCACACGGCGGCGCCCTTCTTCGCGCCGTCGCCCGACTCCACGCTCCCCTCGTACGCCGCCTGAGCGGCCGGGGTGATGGTCCGGCTGCCGCGCCGCGTCAGCCCGGCCGACGGGCTCCTACCGGGCCGTGGCGCTGCGTGCCTTCACGCAGCGTCCGGCCGCGGCGGCCGCGAGCCGCCCCAGCGCCTCGTCCTTGCCGCAGGCGTACGCGCCGAGCCCCACCTGGCGGGCCACGATCGAGCGCTCCTCGCGCATCAGGCGCCATCCGCGGCGCAGCAGGAACGGGACCGACTTGCGGCCCTCCTTGAGATCGCGCAGCAGCCGACGGCGGAACGTCGTCGAGGGCCGCCCGCGCAGACACAGCGCGTCCGCGAGCACCCCGAGCTCCGCGCACCGCTCCACGATGTCCGCGGCGAAGATGCCCTCCGCGATGAACAAGGGCGTGCGCGCGATGTCCAGCGCCTCCTCGCCCACCCGTGAGCTGGTCGCGATGTCGTAGACGGGAACGTGCGTACGGCCCTTCTCGCACAGCTCGACGATCGCGGCGAGCGCGACCTCGGCGTCCCAGGACAGCGGCGAGTCCCAGTCGATGTCGGAGGTGCCCGGCACCAGCGGCAGCGTGGGGTCGCCCGCCTCCTTGTAGAAGTCGTCGAGGCAGAGCACGGGCAGCCCGGAGCGGGTGGCGAACGACGACTTGCCGGACCCGGAGGGGCCGGCCAGCAGGACGACACGGGTCGGTATCGGAGGATGCGAACTCACGAGAGAACAGTGTGCGGCATCCGGGGCGCAACACCGACCCCGCGTGGTGACGTTGTGGCGCGGACCACGTCAACTACGCTACGTGGCCACGTGGTTACCCCGCACCCGAAAGGCTCAGGCGCACTCCCCATGGCTCGACACGCTGCTCTCAAGTCCCTCTCGAACTCCCGCCGTACGCTGCTGCGCGCCGGCCTCACCGTGGCCGCGGCCGGAGCCGCCGTGGGCGCGGGCGCCGCCACCGCGAGCGCGGCGCCGCTGCCCGCGACGCAGGCGCCCGGCCTGGCCACGCCGGTCGGTGACATCGACGCCGGGTCGCCGACGCAGGCGCTCACCCAGGCGCTCCACTCGTCGACGACCCATGGCCTCGCCCCCGCCAAGGCCCTGCGGCTCGACCCGCTGGCCGGCACGGGCGTCGACCCGCTCGACAACTCCCTCGGCACCCAGATCGCCGACTTCAAGCCGGTCAGTACGGCTCCGGCGACCGCCCCGCTGTCGTCCGGGGGCTCGCTGGACGACCTGCCGCTGGTGGGCCCTGCGACGGGGCTGCTGCCGGGCTGACCCCCGCGGGCGGACCCGAGCGCAGCGGCGCCTCCCGGACCAGCCAGGACACCGCGAACGCCACCGCGCCCAGCGCCGCCGTACCGAGCGCGACCCCGTGCACCCCGGCGACGATCCCCGCCGGGGTGGACCCGCCGTGCGCCCGCTGGGCGAACACGGAGCCGAGTACCGCCACCCCGAGCGAGCCGCCGATGGTCCGCAGCAGCGTCTGCGTCCCACTGGCCGCGCCGATGTCCCGGGGCTCGGCGCTGTTCATGGTGATCAGCAGGGCGGGCTGGAGCAGGCAGCCGAGGCCGATGCCGAGGAGCAGCGTCAGGACGGACGCCGCCCAGGTCGCCGTCCCCGTGCCCAGCAGGAGCAGGGACAGGGCGCCCGCGGTCGCGAGGGCGCCGCCCGCGATCGGGTAGGGCCGGTAGCGGCCGCCCTCGCTCACCCGCCGCCCGATGGTCAGCTGGGCGCCCATCATGCCGAGCATCAGCGGGAGCAGCAGCAGTCCGCTCCCCGTCGACGACATGCCGCGCACCTGCTGCATGTACTGCGGTAGATAGGTGGCGGCCCCGAGCATCGCCGCCCCCGCGGTGAAGCTCAGCGCCTGCGCGACGCCGAAGTTGCGGTCGCGGAACAGCCGGGGCGGGATCACCGGCTCGGCCGCGCGCCGCTCCACCGCGACGAACCCCGCGACGGCCGCCACCGCGACCAGCGCGAGCGCCCCGATCCGCGGTGACGTCCAGGCGTACGTCGTGCCGCCCCAGGACGACAGCAGCGTCAGGGCGAGGATCGCGGCGGTGAGCAGCGCCGCGCCCGCCAGGTCGACCCGCGCCCGCACCCGCTCCGTGCGCACGCGCACGCCCGCTCCGACGACGGCGAGGGCGACGCCCCCGACCGGCACGTTCACGTAGAACACCCACCGCCAGTCCAGCTGGTCCGTGAGGAGGCCGCCGATCAGCGGGCCGCCGATCATCGCGGCGGGCAGCAGCACGCCGATGACGGACTGCGAGCGGCCCGCCCCCGCGGGGCCGAGCAACGTGCCCACCAGGGAGATCGCCCCCACGAACAGACCGCCGGCGCCGACGCCCTGCACCGCCCTGAACGCGATCAACTGCCCCATGTCCTGGGCGAGTCCGCACAGCACGGAGCCGGCGAGGAAGACGCTGATGGAGGCGAGATAGCCGCCCTTGTGGCCGTAGAGGTCGCCGACCTTGCCCCAGAGCGGGGTGGTGACGGCCGCGGCCAGCAGGTACGCGGTCACCACCCAGGACAGCCGGTCCAGGCCGCCGAGGTCGTCGACGATCACGGGCAGGGCCGTGCCGACGATCGTGCCGTCGAGCGTGGCGAGCACGACGCCGAGCAGCAGCCCGGCGATCACCGGCCGGGACGGTACCGGCACCACCTGGCCGGCCATCAGGCGGTGTACGGGCGGATCGACTTGGCGTCGCGCAGCGCGTGCGCCCACCAGGTCAGCTGGTCGAGCATCGCCTTCGCGGCGGCGTCCACCGCCGGGTCGTCGACTCGGCCCGCCGCGTCGAAGGCACCGTACGCCTGATGGAAGCTGACCGTGTTGCGGATGGTCATGGCGTTCAACTCGGCCATCACGAGCCGGAGTTGCTCGACCGCGCGCAGGCCGCCGGACAGGCCCCCGTACGAGACGAAGGCGATCGGCTTGCCGTGCCACTGCTCGTTGTGCCAGTCGATCGCGTTCTTCAGGGACGCCGGGAAGCTGTGGTTGTACTCGGGCGTGACGAAGACGAACGCGTCGGCGGCGGCGAGGCGCGGTGACACGGCCGCGAGCGCCTCCTCGGTGCCGGCCGGCGGCGCCTGTCCGAAGGCGGGCAGGACGGTCGGCAGTGGCGTCTCGGCGAGGTCGACGACATCGGCGCGCAGGTCGCCGCGCTGCCCGAGCTGACCGCTCAGCCACTTCGTCACGACGGGCGCGAAGCGGCCCTCGCGGGTGGAGCCGACGAGGACGGCGACGCGGAGCGGAGCGGAGCGTGACATGAGGAACCCCCTATGTGTGTACGGCGTACACTCTCTTGTGCG includes:
- a CDS encoding ATP-binding protein, which translates into the protein MKQSAAKTLGVAALGAAFAAAGAGAANAAPAVPDAAGTVGSVTSMLPVEQTASTLPAGAPESLAAGQNALGSSLNGAKPTLDKAAPAILPGDSGDPVSGLLGGLPLQQTLPTQGLPVGGGLPALG
- a CDS encoding ATP-binding protein yields the protein MSSHPPIPTRVVLLAGPSGSGKSSFATRSGLPVLCLDDFYKEAGDPTLPLVPGTSDIDWDSPLSWDAEVALAAIVELCEKGRTHVPVYDIATSSRVGEEALDIARTPLFIAEGIFAADIVERCAELGVLADALCLRGRPSTTFRRRLLRDLKEGRKSVPFLLRRGWRLMREERSIVARQVGLGAYACGKDEALGRLAAAAAGRCVKARSATAR
- the afsQ1 gene encoding two-component system response regulator AfsQ1; amino-acid sequence: MPSLLLIEDDDAIRTALELSLTRQGHRVATAATGEDGLKLLRESRPDLIVLDVMLPGIDGFEVCRRIRRTDQLPIILLTARSDDIDVVVGLESGADDYVVKPVQGRVLDARIRAVLRRGEREANDSASFGSLVIDRAAMTVTKNGEDLQLTPTELRLLLELSRRPGQALSRQQLLRLVWEHDYLGDSRLVDACVQRLRAKVEDVPSSPTLIRTVRGVGYRLDTPQ
- a CDS encoding VanZ family protein, translating into MQRHRSGGHGAALRFRTAGIALLAVHLLFVGWITLRPLDVPWVSPANLHPLAGIRADLSLGWREGAWRIGEGLALLAPLGVLLPLAGGRLQVSVWGSLVRTVAAGALISLGIELLQTGVPGQVVDVDSLLLNTVGVAVAHLAVVPALRARLRRWTERAPLPVEEPAQGRTPTISRVGIAP
- a CDS encoding PspC domain-containing protein, which produces MTALARPTNGRMIGGVCAALARRFGTSATTMRVIFLVSCLLPGPQFLLYIALWIMFPSEHKAGRAW
- a CDS encoding DHA2 family efflux MFS transporter permease subunit yields the protein MIAGLLLGVVLATLDGTIVGTALPVIVDDLGGLDRLSWVVTAYLLAAAVTTPLWGKVGDLYGHKGGYLASISVFLAGSVLCGLAQDMGQLIAFRAVQGVGAGGLFVGAISLVGTLLGPAGAGRSQSVIGVLLPAAMIGGPLIGGLLTDQLDWRWVFYVNVPVGGVALAVVGAGVRVRTERVRARVDLAGAALLTAAILALTLLSSWGGTTYAWTSPRIGALALVAVAAVAGFVAVERRAAEPVIPPRLFRDRNFGVAQALSFTAGAAMLGAATYLPQYMQQVRGMSSTGSGLLLLPLMLGMMGAQLTIGRRVSEGGRYRPYPIAGGALATAGALSLLLLGTGTATWAASVLTLLLGIGLGCLLQPALLITMNSAEPRDIGAASGTQTLLRTIGGSLGVAVLGSVFAQRAHGGSTPAGIVAGVHGVALGTAALGAVAFAVSWLVREAPLRSGPPAGVSPAAAPSQGPPAAGRPASPRTTAGRSPEPY
- a CDS encoding HAMP domain-containing sensor histidine kinase; amino-acid sequence: MTEPHDKPRGPVAAKKAFLSGLRFTSLRLRLVVVFALVALTAAVSASGIAYWLNREAVLTRTQDSTLSDFQQEMQNRAAVLPEHPTQGELQHAANLMADSSQHFSVLLIGTDENGKRVLGNSDLDAFTIGDVPRSLQHAVNDKQKVDDSNKHAYHLYWQRITQDDTPYLVGGAKVAGGPTGYMLKSLEPEAKDLNSLAWSLGIATALALIGSALLAQAAATTVLRPVHRLGVAARRLGEGKLDTRLRVSGTDELAELSRTFNKTAENLEKKVADMSARDESSRRFVADMSHELRTPLTAITAVTEVLEEELDAETGSVDPMIEPAVRLVVSETRRLNDLVENLMEVTRFDAGTARLVLDNVDIADQITACIDARAWLDAVDLDAERGTMALLDPRRLDVILANLIGNALKHGGSPVRVAVRVEGDDLVIAVRDHGPGIPEDVLPHVFDRFYKASASRPRSEGSGLGLSIAMENAHIHGGEITAANSPDGGAVFTLRLPRDASPLTESAQDEAKDPDSASQEDGVAK
- a CDS encoding SigE family RNA polymerase sigma factor, with the protein product MNTLHSTTSSAVVTRLHDLGRAVSERHEKSGAVSGRGCARGTGRQHTGYMTVVDAHQAVSEGGAHGGAAYREESGEQRPSLSEAEFTAYVQERRASLYATAYHLTGDRFEAEDLLQSALFSTYRAWDRISDKAAVGGYLRRTMTNLHISAWRRRKLNEYPTEELPETAGDTDAMRGTELRAVLWQALARLPELQRTMLVLRYYEGRTDPEIAEILDISVGTVKSSIWRSLRRLRDDEVLSFGRDQEESFGELVA
- a CDS encoding NAD(P)H-dependent oxidoreductase; the protein is MSRSAPLRVAVLVGSTREGRFAPVVTKWLSGQLGQRGDLRADVVDLAETPLPTVLPAFGQAPPAGTEEALAAVSPRLAAADAFVFVTPEYNHSFPASLKNAIDWHNEQWHGKPIAFVSYGGLSGGLRAVEQLRLVMAELNAMTIRNTVSFHQAYGAFDAAGRVDDPAVDAAAKAMLDQLTWWAHALRDAKSIRPYTA